ATAAAACCCGATAAAATCGCGCCGCCGCCGCCCAGTATGGCGATATGACCTTGCAGCGATCTGCCACTGTCCACCACGAGGCGGGTAATCAGCTGTATCGCCCCCGCCTTGACCAGTCCGGCGGAGACAACAAGGACAAGCGCGACGATGATCGTGGCATGGTGCCCGAAACCCGCAAAGGCCTCTTCGCTGGGAACCACGCCAAGGATCACCCCGGCCAGCAGCGTGGAAAAGGCAACGATATCATAGCGATAGCGCCCCCAAAGCAGCAATGCGAAGAGAAGGCCAAAGAGACTGAAAAGGATGATCTGGTCACTGGTCACGGGCGCGCCTCCGGTTTGGGTTTCAGCCAAGCGGAAAAGGATCTGCAATGCAACCGGCTTGCGGCTGTGGGGGGGAGTGGCCTATATCAGGCGAAACTCACGCAATTCCCGAGGGAGAGACCCCATGGCCGGCCATTCTAAATGGGCAAATATCCAGCATCGCAAAGGGCGGCAGGACGCCGCCCGCTCCAAGCTTTTTTCCAAGCTTTCCAAGGAGATAACCGTTGCCGCCAAGATGGGTGACCCGGACCCCGAGAAAAACCCGCGCCTGCGCCTGGCGGTGAAGGAGGCGAAATCGAATTCGGTGCCGAAGGACGTGATCGATCGGGCGATCAAGAAATCCACCGCGGGCGACGGGGAAGATTATGAAGAAATTCGTTACGAAGGGTACGGTCCCGATGGGGTGGCTGTGATCGTCGAGGCGATGACCGACAACCGCAACCGCACGGCCAGCAACGTGCGCAGCACGTTCACCAAGAACGGCGGCAACCTTGGCGAGACGGGCAGCGTGGGCTTCATGTTCGAACGCAAGGGCGAGGTGACCTATCCCGCCGAGGTGGGCGATGCCGACACGGTGATGATGGCCGCCATCGAAGCGGGGGCAGAAGATGTGGAATCGAGCGAGGATGGCCACACGATCTGGTGTGAAGACACGGATTTGAACGATGTCTCGAACGGTTTGGAGGCCGAACTGGGCGAGAGTGAATCGACCAAGCTGGTGTGGAAGCCCACGACCACGACCGAGCTGGACCTCGAAGGCATGCAGAAGCTGATGAAGCTGATCGACGCGCTGGAAGATGACGATGACGTGCAGCGCGTGACCACCAATTTCGAGGCCTCCGACGACGTTATGGAACAACTGGCCGCCGAGTGATTTTCGCGCCCGGACGGGCGAAGTTTCACCGAATCGTACGACTCGTACGTTTGTCCCCCGGTTTTCGTACGAAAATCGGGGGTTTGCTTTTGTGGATCGTACGAGTCGTACGAACCTCTGCCGTCCTCTGTGCAGATCGCACAGAGTGTACATGTTTTCCGTACAAAATTTCGGGCCGGGCAGGGCGGCAATGTACAGGTTGTACTGAACCTGTGGCTGAACCGGGATAAAGCGCGCCGGGGCAAGCCATTGTTAAGACATTCATGCGAGAGTGACCCCGAGGTGAACTTTGAAAGGAGATGTGCAAGTGAGAATGCAGATCTTGAGCAGATATTGAGTGATTGTCTGGATGGTGGACAAATCCTCCGTTGGATGCCCTCGGGCCAAAGCGTATCCGGCCTCGATCGCGGCTTCATTCATTGCTTTGCGGTTTTGGCGCGAAGGCGTATGCAGCCCCTCGGGTTGAATGCCGCCGGGGCACGCTGTGATCGTCTGTTTTCGGCGCGGGCCGCATCGTTCAGGTCTTCGGGGACAGTTTCGAGGCCAGGCGCTTGAGCGTGCCGTGTACGATCCATTTATGGGCGATACCCACCGGGATCATGTAGGCCCGCCCGAACCAGTTATGGATGCGTACCGAGGAGGTGATGCTGACCGTGGGGCCATCGCATGAAATACAGGTCATCACGTCAAGGTGGCGGTCACGTTCGGTCAGGACGAGGGCTGTCTGGTCAATATATTCAACCAGAAAAAAATCCAGATGGTCGCCGGGTTCGACGTTGGTCACGGTTTTGCCGCTGAAGCCACCGATTTTCTTGACGCCGAAACACGATGAGATGGCATCGCGGATGCGGAAGGCGAGTTGCATGAGCGGCTGTGGGTCGGCCATGGCGAGAGCCCAAGCCTCTAGTGGACGGACCGGGTGGGGCAGGTTGATGCTTTGACTGTCGTAGTAGTCAAGCGCCGGGACCGGGGCGAGAACGCGGATATGGGTGTTGGGCAGAGTGATCATGTGCTTGGTTTAGCGAGGGGCCTGCGCCGGGGAAAGAGAGAGCGGCGTTTGGGCTAGTGGTCAGCCGGTTAGCGAGTTGACTGCTAGAGCGTGCAGCCATAACGATGGATATCGTAGAGAGTTACTTTGAAAGATTTCCTGACGTGACAAAGCTTCACTTCCTACTTGCGCTGTTGGCCGTGACTGCTCAGTCTGCCTCCGCAGACCAAAACACCGTTACAGAGATTCAATCCAGAATATCTGTAAGTAAAGAAAATCGCTCTACAACAGCGGTACTAAGCCAATGCAAGTTGCAGGTGGAGAATGAGTTCCTCGACAATTGTTCAGATTCAAATACCGCATCTGAACAAGCATCGACGGTGGCAAAAGCTGTATGGGAAATTGACCTTTCAACAGTGGGAAACGTACAGGTATCCCCTGTCCATGGCGTGATGCATGTCGGATTGTGGCCAGTAAAACGAAATCTCATCTCAATAGTACTGGGGCGGCCTGCTGCGAGCGTGCGCCAAACGAAAATCATGTATCACTGCAATGGTGATGCATATGAGCAAGATGAGGGTGTGATGGCTGGCTTTATTTCACCTAAACCAGCAGACCCAGAATTGGCTCGCCTCCTCACAACCTATATTGAAGAGAATTGCGCTAGGTAGATAGATCAGGGAGGGGCCGATTGCGTCATGCCCGGGTCGTGGGCTGCGCCTTGTTTTTGTCATGCAGGTTTCTTGATTTGAGTTATTCCACACCGCCGCCCAAGTAAGCCGTCATCGGAGGGATATCGGCCCTCAGAATGCGGCAATCGGATGCAGGGCGCTTTTGGCCGTCTCGCGCAGGGCGCGGGTGAGGGGGGCGAGGGCTTCGGCGAAAAGGCGGGGGCATTGCCAGTAGAGAGGGGTATCGACCTCGGCCCCGGGGATCAGCACGGTGAGGTGCCCTTGAGCGATCTCGGTGCGGACCAATGCTTCGGGATTGAGGCCCCAGCCGAGGCCGAGGCGGGCCGCGTCGACGAAGCCTTGGGAGCTGGCGATGTCATGACAGGGCGGCGTGAGGCCGGGGGCCATATGCCGCGAGAGCCAGTTATGTTGCAGGCGGTCTTTTTCGTTGAAGCGCATCATAGGGGCGCGGGCCATGGCCTGTGGCGTGATCCCGTCCGTGAAATACCGTGTGATGAAGGCCGGGCTGGCGGTAGGGACATAGCGTAGTGCGCCCAAGGGCGTGACATCGCAACCGGTGACAGGCCGGGCGCTGGCGGTGATCGCGCCCATGACCTCGCCCCGGCGGGGCCAATCGGCCGAGACATCCTGATCGTCCAGCACAAGATCGAACACGTGATCGCCCAGTTGTGCCAGCGCGGGCAAAACCCATGTGGCGAGGCTAACGGCATTGACGGCGAGGCGCAGGCGGGTGCCCGGCGTGGCCTGCCCCAGATCACGCGCCAGTTGCGCATCGAGCAGGGCCAGTTGATCGGCATGGGCGGCAAGGCGGTTGCCGGTCGGCGTGCCGGTACAGGGGGTGCCGCGGGTGACGAGCCTTGTGCCGATCCGGTCCTCCAGCGCCTTGAGGCGTTGCGAAATGGCCGATTGCGTCACGCCCAGATCATGGGCCGCGCCTTCGAAGTTGCCGTTGCGCAGGATGGCGGCGAGGGCGGTGAGGTGCTTGGGGTCGATGTGCATAAGGAAAGCTTATGAGAGCGTAAGGTTTTTAATTTGTGTAATCACGTGGCGCCGCCTAAGCAAGCCCGGCACGAAAGAGGAGGCAGGGCATGCAGGCGGCAGTTGACGGGTATCTTCTGGGGTTTTCGCTGATCCTTGCGATCGGGGCGCAGAATGCCTTTGTCCTGCGGCAGGGGCTGCGGCGAGAGCATGTCTTGCCGGTGGTGCTGTTGTGCGGGGCCTCGGACGCGGTTCTGGTGACGGCGGGAGTTTTGGGGTTCGGGGCCTTGGCACGGGCGATCCCGGGGGTCGAGCAGGTGATGCTGTTCGGCGGTGTCGCCTTTTTGCTGTGGTACGGGGCACAGAACCTGATTGCGGCGTGGCGGGGTGGCGAGGTGTTGGAGGCCGGGGTGG
Above is a genomic segment from Roseovarius bejariae containing:
- a CDS encoding DUF2867 domain-containing protein gives rise to the protein MITLPNTHIRVLAPVPALDYYDSQSINLPHPVRPLEAWALAMADPQPLMQLAFRIRDAISSCFGVKKIGGFSGKTVTNVEPGDHLDFFLVEYIDQTALVLTERDRHLDVMTCISCDGPTVSITSSVRIHNWFGRAYMIPVGIAHKWIVHGTLKRLASKLSPKT
- a CDS encoding YebC/PmpR family DNA-binding transcriptional regulator yields the protein MAGHSKWANIQHRKGRQDAARSKLFSKLSKEITVAAKMGDPDPEKNPRLRLAVKEAKSNSVPKDVIDRAIKKSTAGDGEDYEEIRYEGYGPDGVAVIVEAMTDNRNRTASNVRSTFTKNGGNLGETGSVGFMFERKGEVTYPAEVGDADTVMMAAIEAGAEDVESSEDGHTIWCEDTDLNDVSNGLEAELGESESTKLVWKPTTTTELDLEGMQKLMKLIDALEDDDDVQRVTTNFEASDDVMEQLAAE
- a CDS encoding LysE/ArgO family amino acid transporter yields the protein MQAAVDGYLLGFSLILAIGAQNAFVLRQGLRREHVLPVVLLCGASDAVLVTAGVLGFGALARAIPGVEQVMLFGGVAFLLWYGAQNLIAAWRGGEVLEAGVAAGGLRRALLTCLALTWLNPHVYLDTVVLLGSVSAQYDDTLGFGVGAVTASFSFFFALGYGARLLAPVFRRPASWRVLDVIVGLTMWGIAAKLLLG
- a CDS encoding LysR family transcriptional regulator ArgP, yielding MHIDPKHLTALAAILRNGNFEGAAHDLGVTQSAISQRLKALEDRIGTRLVTRGTPCTGTPTGNRLAAHADQLALLDAQLARDLGQATPGTRLRLAVNAVSLATWVLPALAQLGDHVFDLVLDDQDVSADWPRRGEVMGAITASARPVTGCDVTPLGALRYVPTASPAFITRYFTDGITPQAMARAPMMRFNEKDRLQHNWLSRHMAPGLTPPCHDIASSQGFVDAARLGLGWGLNPEALVRTEIAQGHLTVLIPGAEVDTPLYWQCPRLFAEALAPLTRALRETAKSALHPIAAF